A single genomic interval of Oryza sativa Japonica Group chromosome 7, ASM3414082v1 harbors:
- the LOC4342722 gene encoding seed allergenic protein RAG1 precursor, producing MASNKVVFSVLLLVVLSVLAAAMATMADHHQVYSPGEQCRPGISYPTYSLPQCRTLVRRQCVGRGAASAADEQVWQDCCRQLAAVDDGWCRCGALDHMLSGIYRELGATEAGHPMAEVFPGCRRGDLERAAASLPAFCNVDIPNGPGGVCYWLGYPRTPRTGH from the coding sequence ATGGCTTCCAACAAGGTAGTGTTCTCGGTATTGCTCCTCGTCGTTCTCTCCGTgctcgcggcggcgatggcgaccatGGCGGACCACCACCAAGTCTACAGCCCCGGTGAGCAATGTCGGCCAGGAATAAGCTATCCGACATACTCACTCCCGCAATGTCGAACATTGGTGAGGCGCCAATGCGTTGGCCGTGGCGCGGCCAGCGCCGCGGACGAGCAAGTCTGGCAAGACTGCTGCCggcagctcgccgccgtcgacgacggctGGTGCAGGTGCGGGGCGCTCGATCACATGCTGTCAGGCATCTACAGGGAGCTCGGCGCCACCGAGGCCGGGCACCCCATGGCCGAGGTGTTCCCCGGCTGCCGGAGAGGGGACttggagcgcgcggcggcgagcctccCGGCGTTCTGCAACGTGGACATCCCCAATGGGCCTGGTGGTGTCTGCTACTGGCTTGGGTATCCTAGGACCCCAAGAACCGGTCACTAG